From the genome of Blautia pseudococcoides, one region includes:
- a CDS encoding LacI family DNA-binding transcriptional regulator, with translation MGKRITIQDIADSLGVSRNTVSKALNNTGVLADATRDRILQKAAELGYKQFSYYPPLASIPKPENCEIALFTRSMPNSSHFGSKLLNTFQEKISSNGYRLSFFLIREQEFAELQLPAGFDLSNTAGIICLELFDYAYSQMLSKLDIPLLFTDCASNIDFTTLDADFLFMENRSSISSVVQTLIKDGQHRLAFAGDINNCHSFFERYQGFSDALRLSGLKPVTDELLANEPFHTVEQLASHIKQLPELPDAFICANDFVAMDLMKALKKCGLSVPKDVKITGFDNSAESQIIEPHLTTVHIPSSAMGYIAAELLLSRIEEPGIPYRTTYVRTVIKYRESSRY, from the coding sequence ATGGGAAAACGAATTACCATTCAAGATATAGCTGATTCATTAGGGGTATCAAGAAACACCGTATCAAAAGCCTTAAACAATACCGGTGTGCTGGCAGATGCTACAAGAGACAGAATTTTGCAAAAGGCTGCCGAACTGGGATATAAACAATTTTCTTACTATCCACCTTTAGCTTCCATTCCAAAACCAGAAAATTGTGAGATTGCTCTTTTTACCCGTTCTATGCCGAACAGTTCTCATTTCGGCTCAAAACTTTTAAATACTTTTCAGGAGAAAATCAGTTCTAACGGATACCGATTATCATTTTTTCTGATTCGTGAGCAGGAATTTGCGGAATTACAGCTCCCGGCCGGATTCGACCTTTCAAACACTGCCGGAATCATCTGTTTAGAACTATTTGATTACGCATACAGTCAGATGCTCAGCAAGCTTGATATTCCACTGCTTTTTACCGACTGCGCCTCTAACATTGATTTCACTACGCTTGATGCGGATTTTCTGTTTATGGAAAACCGAAGCAGTATTTCCAGCGTCGTGCAGACTCTCATAAAGGACGGACAGCACCGGCTTGCGTTTGCAGGAGATATCAATAACTGCCACTCATTTTTTGAACGATATCAGGGATTCAGTGATGCGCTCAGACTCTCTGGTCTAAAACCGGTTACTGACGAACTCTTAGCAAACGAGCCCTTCCATACTGTTGAACAGCTTGCATCACATATCAAACAACTGCCAGAACTGCCAGATGCATTTATATGTGCAAATGATTTTGTCGCCATGGACCTCATGAAGGCGCTGAAGAAATGCGGCTTATCGGTCCCTAAAGATGTAAAAATTACAGGGTTCGATAATTCTGCTGAATCCCAGATTATTGAACCACATTTAACCACTGTCCATATTCCAAGTTCTGCTATGGGATATATTGCTGCGGAACTGCTTCTTTCCCGTATCGAAGAACCAGGTATTCCATATCGGACAACTTATGTTCGCACTGTAATAAAATACCGGGAATCATCCCGTTACTAA
- a CDS encoding AAA family ATPase, with the protein MCRQPRAGADGTGKTSILEAAAIAVGTFISAMDGLTNYRIRKHDAHNKYFNKGSVVDVQPQFPVEITTQSEINGEKVQWIRSLNSANGRDSISNTKELTSIAIRYQERIRNGDTNLVLPIISYYGIGRLWNQHREKRNNTFKKSTRSNGYLDSLDGAANDKFMMKWFQEMTIQQYQKGQILPEFKAVCLAMEQCFQSISGYQNVKVQFNLDTHEIDLMYLAQDNNFKTIPLSQLSDGYKCTISLVADIAYRMAILNLQLLEHVLTETDGIVLIDEIDLHLHPSWQQKILTDLMKIFPKVQFIVTTHAPAVINSVGTESLMIIKDKEILCAPDETYGKDVNTIFREVMGVSERPEDVQMLFSKFYNFLDNKNFVGAEAALDSLETILGNNDTKANSCRVRLELERL; encoded by the coding sequence GTGTGCCGTCAGCCTCGCGCTGGCGCAGATGGTACTGGAAAAACATCCATACTGGAAGCAGCTGCTATTGCAGTTGGAACTTTTATCTCTGCTATGGATGGGCTTACGAATTACAGAATCAGAAAACATGATGCTCATAATAAATATTTCAATAAGGGAAGCGTTGTTGATGTTCAGCCACAATTCCCAGTAGAAATTACCACACAAAGTGAAATCAATGGTGAAAAAGTTCAATGGATTAGATCATTAAATTCAGCAAATGGACGTGATAGCATATCAAATACAAAAGAACTAACAAGCATTGCAATTAGGTATCAAGAAAGAATTAGAAATGGTGATACTAATTTAGTATTGCCTATTATATCTTATTATGGTATAGGACGTTTATGGAATCAACATAGGGAAAAAAGGAATAATACATTTAAAAAAAGCACAAGAAGTAATGGCTATCTTGATAGTTTAGATGGTGCAGCCAATGACAAATTTATGATGAAATGGTTCCAGGAAATGACCATTCAGCAATATCAGAAAGGACAAATATTACCTGAGTTCAAAGCTGTTTGTCTTGCAATGGAGCAGTGTTTTCAGTCTATTTCTGGCTATCAGAATGTAAAAGTACAATTTAATTTGGATACACATGAAATCGATTTAATGTATCTTGCTCAAGATAATAACTTTAAAACGATTCCACTTTCGCAGCTTAGTGATGGTTACAAGTGTACAATCAGTTTAGTTGCCGACATTGCTTATAGAATGGCTATTTTAAATCTTCAATTACTAGAACATGTTTTAACCGAAACGGATGGTATAGTCTTAATAGATGAAATTGATTTACATTTACATCCATCATGGCAGCAGAAGATTTTAACAGATCTGATGAAGATTTTTCCAAAAGTCCAGTTTATTGTAACTACTCATGCGCCGGCCGTGATTAATTCTGTAGGCACAGAAAGTTTAATGATCATCAAGGATAAAGAGATACTTTGCGCTCCTGATGAAACTTATGGAAAGGATGTTAACACAATATTTAGAGAAGTAATGGGTGTTTCTGAGAGACCAGAAGATGTCCAAATGTTATTTAGCAAATTTTATAACTTCTTGGATAACAAAAACTTTGTAGGAGCAGAAGCGGCATTAGATAGTCTCGAAACGATCTTAGGAAATAACGATACCAAGGCTAATTCCTGCCGTGTAAGATTAGAATTAGAACGGCTATAA
- a CDS encoding DUF4982 domain-containing protein, which yields MQKYGVLDSTVSEMTAEIEKMFPPTTDASITKAVADYTGVIDTHYSYFRFPSLIKKYPNAAVMRTESYARTSDLIKEIMDEHPEVIGDFVWTCWNHIGEAGLGRCVHVPKEEEEKYNNVFGMMDIMVKTEYPYRLSNCADFDINGVPTVQGIYRKNVWGDQSTCIAVQPPAYHDLAEIKMLGFSRTEEKQSWNLEGEEGKPIRVNVYSGAEWLELFLNEKSPGRKPAGKKAPYCASFELEYEPGILTAVSSTGRKEVSRSTIETTGKAVKIKAVPENTQAKAGVKALGGKSHKGQLGLAALVTLYAET from the coding sequence ATGCAGAAATACGGTGTATTGGACAGCACTGTATCCGAAATGACTGCGGAGATAGAGAAAATGTTTCCACCGACAACAGATGCATCCATTACAAAAGCAGTAGCCGATTATACGGGAGTTATAGATACCCACTACTCCTATTTCCGTTTTCCTTCTCTTATCAAAAAATATCCCAACGCGGCTGTTATGAGAACAGAAAGCTACGCCCGGACCAGTGATCTGATTAAAGAAATTATGGATGAGCACCCGGAGGTGATAGGCGACTTTGTCTGGACCTGCTGGAATCACATAGGAGAAGCGGGACTTGGAAGGTGTGTCCATGTTCCGAAGGAGGAAGAGGAAAAATATAACAATGTATTCGGCATGATGGATATCATGGTGAAGACAGAATACCCGTACCGGCTCTCAAACTGTGCAGATTTTGACATTAACGGAGTACCGACGGTGCAGGGGATTTACAGAAAGAACGTGTGGGGGGACCAGAGCACTTGTATTGCAGTGCAGCCTCCGGCTTACCACGACCTTGCGGAGATTAAGATGCTTGGATTTAGCAGGACAGAGGAAAAGCAAAGCTGGAATTTAGAAGGTGAAGAAGGAAAGCCGATAAGAGTGAACGTGTACTCAGGCGCAGAATGGTTGGAGCTGTTTTTGAACGAAAAAAGCCCTGGCAGAAAACCGGCAGGCAAAAAAGCCCCTTATTGCGCAAGTTTTGAGCTTGAATATGAGCCTGGCATCCTTACAGCAGTAAGCAGCACGGGCAGAAAAGAAGTATCCCGCAGCACGATAGAGACAACGGGAAAGGCAGTAAAAATAAAGGCAGTTCCGGAAAATACACAGGCAAAGGCAGGAGTGAAAGCATTAGGCGGAAAAAGCCACAAGGGGCAATTAGGATTGGCAGCCCTTGTGACTTTATATGCAGAAACTTAG